A single window of Bacillota bacterium DNA harbors:
- a CDS encoding ABC transporter ATP-binding protein produces the protein MLVLDNITKVYKVGDEEVRALAGVSFEVADGDFVSIMGPSGSGKSTLMHIVGCLDRPSSGRYLVGSRDVSELNDDALAEVRNREIGFVFQQFNLLPRETILSNVEVPLMYAGVRAAERKRRAIEALQRVGLGDRLRHKPTEISGGQRQRVAIARALVNNPSIILADEPTGNLDSKTGTEIMAMLSDLNAHGSTIVLVTHERRIAEYAQRIIHIRDGVVEQIEQIPRREEVAGLGAC, from the coding sequence ATGTTAGTTCTCGACAATATCACGAAAGTATACAAGGTGGGCGACGAAGAAGTCCGGGCCCTGGCTGGGGTCTCGTTCGAAGTCGCAGACGGGGATTTCGTATCCATCATGGGCCCGTCGGGCTCGGGCAAATCCACTCTCATGCACATAGTGGGCTGCCTCGACCGGCCGTCGTCCGGGAGGTATCTGGTGGGCAGCCGGGACGTCAGCGAGCTGAACGACGACGCTCTCGCCGAGGTCCGAAACCGGGAGATCGGCTTCGTCTTCCAGCAGTTCAACCTCCTGCCCCGGGAGACGATCCTTTCCAACGTGGAGGTGCCGCTCATGTACGCGGGGGTGCGGGCGGCGGAGCGTAAGCGACGGGCAATTGAGGCCCTCCAACGCGTGGGTCTTGGGGATCGCCTGCGCCATAAGCCCACTGAGATCTCCGGGGGGCAGAGGCAAAGGGTGGCGATCGCCCGTGCTCTCGTCAACAACCCTTCGATAATCCTGGCCGATGAGCCTACGGGTAACCTCGACTCCAAGACCGGAACCGAGATCATGGCCATGCTCTCCGACCTCAACGCGCACGGAAGCACCATAGTCCTCGTCACTCACGAGCGAAGGATAGCGGAGTACGCCCAGCGAATCATACACATCAGGGATGGTGTGGTAGAGCAAATCGAACAGATTCCCCGGCGAGAGGAGGTGGCCGGTCTTGGGGCTTGTTGA
- a CDS encoding HlyD family efflux transporter periplasmic adaptor subunit produces the protein MSGSAGRKRKLGTIAAVVLVAVVALVVVGLRRARTTADASLRSIVSKAKTIEVSTGDMIQTVSATGKLKPVRSRSLYFDVSGKITQVNVREGQAVKAGAVLAELDQVEQRLAYLRAKNEYDRAKYESPSGIVEEKLAALTVAEKNLAGTRITAPFSGIVSSVDLDVGDQVVAAKPVLTLIDTTEYIIDVNIDEVDVRKVSQGQTVAVSLDAYPDLKLTGVVDSVAVTANFQGDLVTIPVTVKIDGHDPRLRPGLTASLRIQSATFRDVVRIPVCSWVDIGGSSFVVLVTSEGPTLARIERGIADGAYAQIVSGLRPGDIIVEDAVSFQEQLKGVGDRNRIFNFGIRRAFP, from the coding sequence TTGTCGGGATCGGCTGGTAGGAAAAGAAAACTGGGCACGATTGCGGCAGTCGTGCTGGTGGCGGTGGTTGCACTAGTCGTCGTCGGCCTGCGAAGAGCGAGAACCACGGCAGACGCATCTTTGAGATCCATCGTCTCGAAGGCGAAAACCATTGAAGTCTCCACCGGAGACATGATCCAGACGGTCTCAGCCACAGGCAAGCTCAAACCGGTGAGAAGCCGGAGTCTCTACTTCGACGTCTCTGGGAAAATCACCCAGGTGAACGTCCGCGAAGGTCAGGCCGTCAAGGCAGGCGCTGTCCTCGCTGAACTGGACCAGGTTGAGCAGAGGCTCGCCTATCTCCGGGCCAAGAATGAATACGATCGCGCCAAGTATGAATCGCCTTCCGGTATCGTGGAAGAGAAGCTAGCCGCCCTCACGGTGGCGGAGAAGAATCTCGCCGGAACGAGGATCACCGCTCCGTTCTCCGGGATCGTCTCATCGGTCGATCTGGATGTAGGGGACCAGGTCGTGGCGGCCAAGCCTGTTCTCACTCTGATTGACACAACCGAGTACATCATCGATGTGAACATCGACGAGGTGGATGTCAGGAAAGTCTCACAGGGTCAGACGGTCGCTGTGAGTCTCGACGCTTACCCGGATCTGAAGCTCACCGGGGTGGTGGATTCCGTAGCCGTGACAGCGAACTTCCAGGGAGATCTGGTCACGATCCCAGTCACAGTCAAGATCGATGGCCACGATCCAAGGCTCCGTCCCGGGCTCACCGCCAGCCTAAGGATCCAGTCGGCGACCTTTCGGGACGTGGTGAGGATACCTGTCTGCTCATGGGTGGACATCGGGGGCTCCAGCTTCGTCGTGCTGGTGACCAGCGAAGGCCCAACACTTGCCAGAATCGAAAGGGGTATAGCTGACGGGGCGTACGCCCAGATCGTGTCCGGCCTCAGGCCCGGGGACATCATTGTCGAGGATGCCGTCTCCTTTCAGGAGCAGTTGAAAGGCGTCGGAGACCGGAACAGGATCTTCAACTTCGGGATCAGGCGGGCATTCCCATGA
- a CDS encoding TolC family protein, translated as MSSRRAIIILAVLLTVSASTAASPPRGSEVKLTPQVAVEHALVHGQQVVAARDAVKSLELALEKARAAYRATVSVSVTPFVRDGEWEWSSVEQTASGSLQSPSTTTMPKRNVGLDASVATDFGFSITGSYKAVWDSEGELSSSAGIGARLNLLPRPGRSSADLAIARAQAALDSGRADLAAKSVAIASNTISAYLALSVARQRIALAEASLSDARVSLARAERLRALGEISASGVMAAQITQEEAILALDQLNREFSSSMAEFMTSIGFPGCHPSPGWEVSDEHVVRLADRLASTLVGDAMSDFEALVMKAEAASPALQKRRSDLRYAEMALEGAKAGLMPEVYFYGQADSRDLSASKATWNVGFSAKYPLVDGGLRRVYVEDAAVVVKQAKDALDAEREVVRAAVRKAVDEVEAARLGVSIARLRLARAELDAAVREAQRQSGAVSEDATRSAFRALESAQLNLSESCVKLVTSILELARLTGAVASPKEVLELVGIGW; from the coding sequence ATGTCATCACGAAGGGCGATCATCATACTTGCAGTACTCTTGACTGTCTCGGCCAGCACTGCAGCATCTCCGCCTCGCGGTTCGGAGGTGAAGTTGACGCCGCAAGTCGCAGTCGAGCACGCTTTGGTCCACGGCCAGCAGGTCGTCGCCGCCCGGGATGCCGTCAAGTCCTTGGAGCTTGCGCTTGAGAAGGCAAGAGCGGCTTATCGTGCGACGGTTTCGGTATCTGTGACGCCGTTCGTGCGGGATGGTGAATGGGAATGGAGTTCCGTTGAGCAGACGGCCTCGGGATCTCTTCAGTCGCCCTCAACCACCACCATGCCCAAGCGTAACGTCGGGCTCGATGCAAGCGTAGCCACTGACTTCGGGTTCAGCATCACAGGCTCATACAAGGCCGTCTGGGACTCTGAAGGTGAGCTCTCTTCCTCCGCGGGGATAGGTGCGAGGCTGAATCTTCTGCCCAGGCCAGGGCGGTCGTCAGCAGACCTCGCCATCGCGCGGGCACAGGCCGCGCTCGACTCGGGGAGGGCGGACCTCGCCGCAAAGTCGGTCGCGATCGCGTCGAACACAATTAGCGCTTACCTCGCGCTCTCCGTCGCGAGGCAGCGGATCGCCCTAGCCGAGGCGTCTCTCTCGGATGCCCGGGTATCCCTCGCTCGCGCCGAACGTCTGAGGGCATTGGGTGAGATTTCGGCATCTGGCGTGATGGCGGCGCAGATCACTCAGGAGGAGGCGATTCTCGCTCTCGACCAACTTAACCGGGAATTCTCATCCTCGATGGCGGAGTTCATGACCTCCATCGGATTCCCAGGATGTCATCCATCCCCAGGTTGGGAGGTTTCGGATGAGCACGTAGTCCGGCTTGCCGACAGGCTCGCGTCGACCCTAGTCGGGGACGCCATGAGCGATTTCGAGGCCCTGGTAATGAAGGCGGAGGCCGCCAGCCCGGCGCTGCAGAAGAGGCGCAGCGATCTCCGGTACGCCGAAATGGCTCTCGAGGGCGCAAAGGCTGGGCTCATGCCTGAAGTGTACTTTTACGGGCAGGCGGACTCGCGCGACCTCTCCGCATCCAAGGCCACGTGGAATGTGGGTTTCTCCGCCAAGTATCCACTCGTGGACGGGGGCCTGCGCCGGGTCTATGTGGAGGATGCAGCAGTCGTGGTCAAGCAGGCAAAGGACGCGCTCGACGCTGAACGCGAGGTGGTTCGTGCGGCGGTCCGCAAGGCGGTCGACGAAGTGGAGGCGGCCCGCCTTGGCGTATCCATTGCAAGACTGAGACTCGCCCGCGCGGAACTGGATGCCGCGGTCCGCGAGGCACAGAGGCAGTCGGGAGCAGTCTCAGAAGATGCCACCCGTTCAGCATTCCGGGCGTTGGAATCCGCCCAACTCAACCTTTCGGAGTCGTGCGTGAAGCTTGTCACCTCGATCCTGGAGCTCGCGCGGCTTACAGGGGCAGTGGCTTCACCCAAGGAGGTGCTCGAGCTTGTCGGGATCGGCTGGTAG
- a CDS encoding TolC family protein yields the protein MRHIQLRKAGMEMTSVLGINRLQAVRILTALAAVLAVLVICTGASLASASQPAPVALSVSGAIDLALSHNLSFRIAALNFKNAELAYEKTLALNIAEESTYAEHQAKFTFERAKSTYDTTRAGVIIDTVRSYFDVKHANMDLAAKAKQLEVAEEDYARAKSKYAAGVAGELELLQVESALHNARLAVQRAADTLGENSAALAVLLGLEPGTRFQLSDEIAPKPIQWQLDQAVAKALENSVDVRQKANDLRLAQLELDKAEAERAAPLDLERARVGLDIAALSLQQVRETLTEKVRTSMNSLGQTSKNLNILSIALDVESKKFDIVVKQQKAGLKSPSDVAAAEASVISARHALGSAQKGYILAYLQFLNTLGVDLDLSWVVTPGK from the coding sequence ATGAGGCACATTCAGCTACGAAAGGCAGGTATGGAAATGACCTCAGTTCTCGGCATCAACCGCTTGCAGGCCGTACGCATCCTTACGGCCTTGGCCGCAGTCCTCGCCGTCCTGGTGATTTGCACCGGAGCTTCCCTCGCTTCGGCCTCTCAGCCGGCCCCGGTCGCCCTCTCGGTGAGCGGCGCGATCGACCTTGCTCTCTCGCACAACTTGAGCTTCCGGATAGCGGCCTTGAACTTCAAGAATGCCGAGCTCGCCTACGAGAAGACTCTTGCCCTCAATATTGCTGAGGAGTCTACATACGCCGAGCACCAGGCCAAGTTCACTTTCGAGCGCGCCAAGTCCACTTACGACACAACCCGGGCCGGAGTCATCATCGATACCGTCCGCTCTTACTTCGATGTCAAGCACGCCAACATGGACCTCGCGGCCAAGGCCAAGCAACTAGAGGTCGCGGAGGAAGACTACGCCCGCGCTAAGTCCAAATATGCCGCCGGGGTCGCGGGCGAGCTCGAGCTGCTGCAGGTTGAGTCGGCCCTGCACAACGCGCGTCTGGCCGTTCAGCGAGCCGCCGACACTCTGGGCGAGAATTCCGCCGCCCTCGCCGTCCTGCTGGGCCTCGAACCCGGCACGAGGTTCCAGCTTTCTGATGAGATTGCCCCGAAGCCGATCCAGTGGCAGCTCGACCAGGCGGTGGCAAAGGCCCTCGAGAACAGTGTGGACGTGCGCCAAAAGGCAAATGATCTCCGCCTGGCCCAGCTCGAACTGGACAAGGCAGAAGCCGAGCGGGCAGCTCCGCTCGATCTCGAACGAGCCAGAGTCGGGCTGGACATCGCCGCTCTTTCTCTTCAGCAGGTGCGGGAAACCCTCACCGAGAAAGTCCGGACGTCCATGAACTCCCTGGGCCAAACATCAAAGAACCTCAACATCCTGTCGATCGCTCTAGACGTCGAGAGCAAGAAGTTCGACATCGTTGTCAAGCAGCAGAAGGCAGGACTCAAGAGCCCGAGCGATGTGGCGGCCGCCGAGGCTAGCGTCATCTCGGCAAGGCACGCGCTGGGTTCTGCCCAGAAAGGATACATCCTTGCCTACCTGCAGTTCCTGAATACGCTCGGGGTCGACCTGGACCTGTCTTGGGTTGTCACGCCGGGCAAGTAA
- a CDS encoding caspase family protein has protein sequence MSLNVRTTRCVSAVFLLLMVCTVLSGCVPSPTVYYVSGRVTYEETGLPVPGVVLAFGSFGAATSGPDGRWAKTGLSGFVTVVPSKGPGWSFKPPMRIVTGPNSSVDFVSPLGWIEGWVYKHAQALGVEGEPEMIVIGREMTADSYVPLQGATVTVESGPSAGTTVSGADGHFVLLHLIPGEYVITVTHPRFTGLRFIGLQVVSGQATSIGQTPLGSLHMLFIGIADYAYIPDLNYTEADATTMAGTLYFDNYLAGQYSTVLGSAATKQAIRNSIQAIGSAMNYQDTFIMFFSGHGAGPSPASAPGIPSYMCPYDGWNEGTFIADYELRSWIDQYIPYSQSHRSIFIFDSCHAGGMFKAEALLGGLVLGAGIGEFARNLSGDGHIVIAACDETESSVEGPQFGGGHGLFTWVFTEGMKIMAADVNHDGWVTVQEAFNYASYWVPRHYSSQHPQMWIGNQYGGAIYSPLY, from the coding sequence ATGAGTCTGAACGTCAGGACCACAAGGTGCGTTTCGGCGGTGTTCTTACTGCTCATGGTGTGTACGGTCTTGTCCGGCTGTGTGCCGAGCCCAACCGTCTATTATGTGTCTGGCAGGGTGACATACGAGGAGACGGGGTTGCCGGTACCCGGCGTTGTCCTTGCTTTCGGCAGCTTCGGAGCCGCCACGTCTGGCCCGGACGGGCGCTGGGCGAAAACCGGGCTATCGGGGTTTGTCACGGTGGTGCCGAGCAAGGGACCGGGATGGAGTTTCAAGCCGCCGATGCGCATCGTAACTGGCCCGAATAGCAGCGTGGACTTCGTCTCTCCACTGGGGTGGATAGAGGGATGGGTCTACAAGCATGCCCAGGCGCTTGGCGTTGAAGGCGAGCCTGAGATGATCGTCATCGGGCGCGAGATGACTGCGGATAGCTACGTTCCCCTCCAAGGGGCGACGGTGACAGTGGAGTCTGGGCCTTCTGCGGGCACAACTGTCTCAGGCGCGGACGGACACTTCGTTCTATTGCATCTCATCCCTGGCGAGTACGTGATCACCGTGACTCATCCACGCTTCACAGGACTGCGTTTCATCGGACTGCAAGTGGTCTCGGGGCAGGCAACGTCAATAGGGCAGACTCCACTCGGGTCTCTGCACATGCTCTTCATTGGAATCGCAGACTACGCGTACATACCCGACCTCAACTATACTGAAGCGGACGCGACCACCATGGCAGGCACTCTGTATTTCGATAATTACCTAGCAGGCCAGTATTCGACGGTCCTTGGAAGCGCTGCAACGAAACAGGCCATTCGCAACAGCATACAGGCAATTGGGAGCGCCATGAACTACCAGGACACTTTCATAATGTTCTTCTCCGGACATGGAGCAGGACCTAGTCCAGCCAGCGCGCCGGGAATACCATCATACATGTGCCCATACGATGGCTGGAATGAGGGGACTTTTATAGCAGACTACGAGCTTAGGAGCTGGATCGATCAGTACATACCATACTCGCAATCACATAGAAGCATATTCATTTTCGATTCCTGCCACGCAGGAGGGATGTTCAAAGCGGAGGCGCTGCTAGGTGGGCTAGTGCTGGGTGCAGGGATCGGAGAATTCGCGAGGAACCTGTCGGGTGACGGGCACATAGTGATAGCCGCATGCGATGAGACCGAATCCTCTGTAGAGGGTCCTCAATTCGGCGGTGGACACGGCCTCTTCACATGGGTATTCACGGAAGGCATGAAGATCATGGCCGCCGACGTGAACCATGATGGCTGGGTCACGGTTCAGGAGGCGTTCAACTATGCAAGTTACTGGGTTCCGCGCCACTACTCATCACAACACCCTCAGATGTGGATAGGCAATCAGTACGGGGGCGCGATCTATTCGCCGCTCTATTAG